The Doryrhamphus excisus isolate RoL2022-K1 chromosome 18, RoL_Dexc_1.0, whole genome shotgun sequence genome contains a region encoding:
- the aldh4a1 gene encoding delta-1-pyrroline-5-carboxylate dehydrogenase, mitochondrial — MLRVSAAARLSWRGLKTSACATLSVKNEPILAFKQGSVERTKLLQALERVKTNTEEIPCVVGDEHVWTSDIRYQLCPFDHAHKVAKFCYADKELINKAIVASLAARREWDLKPVQDRAQVLLKAADVISGPKRAEVLAKTMVGQGKTVMQAEIDAAAELIDFFRFNAKHAVELEAQQPLDAEGSVNTALYRGLEGFIAAVAPFNFTAIGGNLAGTPSVMGNVVLWKPSDTAMSASYAVYKILRECGLPPNIIQFLPADGPVFGDAVTASEHLAGINFTGSVPTFKRLWKQVAQNLDIYRSFPRLAGECGGKNFHFVHNSADVRSVVNGTVRSAFEYGGQKCSACSRMYIPQSLWPQVQQKLVDVLKEVRVGDPVEDFSTFFSAVIDHKSFRRIKTWLDQAKTSPNLEIIAGGNCDDSKGYFVEPTVIRTKDPLDAIMEEEIFGPVLSVYVYPDDDYKDVLRLIDSTSPYALTGAVFALDRSVVDEASKVLRNAAGNFYINDKSTGSIVAQQPFGGARASGTNDKPGGPHYVLRWTSPQVVKETHIPLSEWKYPYME; from the exons ATGCTGCGCGTGTCAGCAGCGGCGCGGCTGTCGTGGAGGGG GTTGAAAACGTCTGCGTGTGCGACGCTGTCTGTGAAGAATGAGCCCATCCTTGCCTTCAAACAAGGAAGCGTGGAAAGGACCAAACTTCTCCAG GCGCTGGAGCGTGTGAAGACAAACACTGAGGAGATTCCCTGCGTGGTTGGAGATGAGCACGTGTGGACTAGCGACATCAGATACCAgctatgt CCGTTCGATCACGCTCACAAGGTGGCCAAGTTCTGCTACGCCGACAAG GAGCTGATCAACAAAGCCATCGTGGCGTCGCTGGCGGCGCGGAGAGAGTGGGATCTGAAACCCGTCCAGGACCGAGCTCAGGTTCTCTTGAAGGCAGCTGATGTCATCAGCGGACCCAAGCGAGCGGAAGTCCTCGCCAAGACCATGGTCGGACAG GGCAAAACGGTGATGCAGGCGGAGATAGATGCGGCCGCCGAGCTCATCGACTTTTTCCGATTCAACGCCAAGCACGCCGTGGAGCTGGAAGCGCAGCAGCCGCTGGACGCTGAAGGAAGCGTCAACACAGCCCTCTATCGCGGTTTGGAG GGCTTCATCGCCGCAGTGGCGCCATTCAACTTCACTGCGATAGGTGGGAATCTGGCGGGAACGCCGTCCGTGATG GGAAACGTGGTCCTGTGGAAGCCCAGCGACACCGCCATGTCTGCCAGCTACGCCGTCTACAAGATCCTGAGGGAGTGCGGCCTTCCTCCCAACATCATCCAGTTCCTTCCAGCCGACGGCCCCGTGTTTGGAGATGCCGTGACGGCATCCGAGCATCTGGCAGGAATCAACTTCACTGGCAGCGTTCC AACCTTCAAGCGGCTGTGGAAGCAAGTGGCACAGAACCTGGACATCTACAGAAGCTTCCCTCGACTGGCAGGAG AGTGCGGCGGCAAGAACTTCCATTTTGTGCACAATTCTGCAGACGTGCGAAGCGTAGTGAACGGGACCGTCCGCTCTGCGTTTGAGTACGGCGGGCAGAAGTGTTCGGCGTGCTCCAGGATGTACATCCCACAGAGCCTGTGGCCGCAGGTCCAACAGAAGCTTGTGGACGTCCTCAAAGAAGTCCGAGTGGGAGAC CCCGTAGAAGACTTTAGCACCTTCTTCTCTGCAGTCATCGACCACAAG TCCTTCAGACGCATCAAGACCTGGTTGGACCAGGCCAAGACCTCCCCCAACTTAGAAATAATCGCCGGGGGCAACTGTGATGACTCCAAAGGCTACTTTGTGGAGCCCACTGTGATCCGGACCAAAGACCCCCTGGACGCCATCATGGAGGAG GAGATCTTTGGACCAGTCCTGTCTGTTTACGTCTACCCTGATGATGACTACAAGGATGTCCTACGGTTGATTGACAGCACTTCCCCGTACGCGCTCACGGGGGCCGTCTTCGCTCTGGACAG GAGCGTCGTCGACGAGGCCTCCAAAGTCCTGAGGAACGCCGCCGGAAACTTCTACATCAACGACAAATCCACCGGCTCCATTGTGGCCCAGCAACCGTTTGGGGGCGCCAGGGCTTCAG GCACCAACGACAAACCCGGCGGTCCACACTATGTCCTCCGCTGGACGTCGCCTCAGGTTGTCAAGGAAACGCACATTCCGCTCTCTGAGTGGAAGTACCCATACATGGAATGA
- the LOC131105995 gene encoding achaete-scute homolog 5 — translation MNLSKGPLRAPPPVLFPFLSSLHQHLETLRCPMEVLGHPTDAAFVQTRNKRERMRVKCVNAGYARLRQHLPGCSTIRRLSKVETLRAAISYIKYLRDLLVALEDGSTGTHGLSPAKRCLNK, via the coding sequence ATGAACCTCTCCAAAGGGCCTCTGAGGGCCCCGCCCCCTGTCCTCTTTCCCTTCTTGAGCAGCCTCCACCAGCACCTGGAAACCCTCAGGTGTCCTATGGAGGTCCTGGGCCATCCCACGGACGCCGCCTTTGTCCAGACGCGCAACAAGCGTGAGCGGATGAGGGTGAAGTGTGTGAATGCAGGCTATGCCAGGCTGAGGCAGCACCTGCCAGGCTGCAGCACCATCAGGAGGCTCAGCAAAGTGGAGACGCTGCGAGCTGCCATCAGCTACATCAAGTACCTGCGAGACCTGCTGGTGGCGCTAGAGGATGGGTCCACAGGGACGCATGGACTTTCACCTGCCAAGCGTTGCCTAAATAAATGA
- the LOC131105994 gene encoding protein phosphatase 1 regulatory subunit 15B: MFGNRSNEGQLPCGQSLPSRAGLSVASAGLESQESPWIGLLSVLSRPALSFLNKYLPGFTRIPSLADDSDMNSYLVDEQGNLLRQLVMPLSQNQLCPAGLLEPRTGTTLSWMSAESLGEVDIHLSHQPESSSGNLSWSCQDLKPGTRMDQVRGRTWLSNFFGGDMTHAVLLSHLSRAELGTVAAHVSPQLDTKELLLLDENAGVHKEDASKNDRVRNRGWSAVDHQVNIAAACSVVGLLARDQDNGYSSLEEEHANLLLTSHAPPGPSDKTVEAQSEETLKEGSEPAVATPHCQNKSIAFIMGCPCSDDDISSQSDDDDDDDDGFDSEGSSGLSDSTDEDDEASDSDDPLDPEAERLFTSLCVSRDPYNLRNFTAPMHTGRTPPRSIPATLPPSSTQSTPASSPDLTPAAVLPLASSPPSGSDTWDDSTSASEVDEAESLRLLNSFASSDPYSLFNFQAPIGKAGSAQTRTSTKAPTRLPRPKAQSLPVSKKEENVEKLDSSFSEFSTSSGLTPRTAKKVRFSDRVEEFFASCGEEEEDRKGPWEELARDRCRFLRRCQEVELSIAYCLQPRHRRLAYRRLVGHDA; encoded by the exons ATGTTTGGAAACAGGAGTAACGAGGGACAGTTACCGTGCGGGCAGAGCTTGCCTTCTCGTGCCGGCCTCAGTGTAGCCTCCGCCGGCCTTGAGAGTCAGGAAAGTCCGTGGATCGGCCTGCTCTCCGTGTTGTCCAGGCCCGCGCTTTCATTTCTGAACAAATATCTACCGGGCTTCACACGAATCCCCTCTCTGGCCGACGATAGTGATATGAACAGTTATCTGGTTGATGAGCAGGGGAATCTTCTCCGACAGCTGGTAATGCCGCTCAGTCAGAACCAACTTTGTCCCGCCGGCCTGCTGGAGCCGAGGACGGGTACTACTTTGTCCTGGATGAGCGCCGAATCACTTGGAGAAGTCGACATTCACCTCAGCCACCAACCTGAGTCGTCTTCTGGAAACCTCTCCTGGTCCTGTCAGGACCTGAAACCTGGCACAAGGATGGATCAGGTGAGGGGCAGGACTTGGTTGAGCAACTTCTTTGGAGGCGACATGACCCACGCAGTATTGTTGTCCCATTTGTCCCGGGCTGAATTGGGAACAGTGGCAGCCCACGTTAGTCCACAGCTGGACACAAAAGAGTTGTTGTTGCTGGACGAAAACGCTGGAGTCCACAAAGAGGATGCTTCTAAAAATGACCGGGTCCGGAACAGAGGCTGGTCCGCAGTAGACCACCAAGTTAACATCGCTGCGGCTTGCTCTGTGGTGGGTCTGCTAGCTCGGGATCAGGACAATGGCTACTCCAGCTTGGAGGAGGAGCATGCAAACTTGTTGTTGACCTCGCACGCACCACCGGGACCCTCCGACAAGACAGTGGAGGCGCAGTCTGAAGAAACCTTGAAAGAAGGAAGTGAAcctgctgtggcgacccctcaTTGCCAAAACAAGAGCATCGCTTTTATTATGGGCTGTCCCTGCAGTGACGATGAcatcagcagccaatcagatgacgacgacgacgatgatgacgGCTTTGACAGTGAGGGCTCGTCTGGTCTCTCGGACTCCACCGACGAAGACGACGAAGCCTCTGACTCGGATGACCCACTTGATCCGGAGGCGGAGCGTCTCTTCACTTCCCTGTGTGTAAGTCGCGACCCCTACAACCTCCGAAACTTCACCGCCCCGATGCACACGGGCCGCACGCCGCCACGCTCCATTCCCGCCACCTTGCCTCCTTCCTCCACGCAGTCCACCCCGGCCTCCTCCCCCGACCTCACCCCTGCTGCCGTTCTCCCCCTCGCGTCCTCCCCTCCATCGGGGAGCGACACATGGGATGACTCGACATCAGCCAGCGAAGTGGACGAGGCGGAAAGCCTCCGCCTGCTCAACTCCTTCGCCTCGTCGGACCCTTACAGTCTTTTCAACTTCCAGGCCCCCATTGGGAAGGCAGGTTCTGCTCAGACCAGGACATCCACAAAGGCGCCCACTCGGCTCCCACGTCCCAAGGCTCAGTCGCTACCTGTGTCCAAGAAGGAGGAGAATGTGGAGAAACTGGACAGCAGTTTCTCCGAATTTTCCACCTCCTCTGGCCTGACCCCGAGAACTGCCAAAAAG GTGCGCTTCTCTGACCGCGTCGAGGAGTTCTTTGCCAGCTGTggcgaggaggaagaggaccgCAAGGGTCCATGGGAGGAGCTCGCGCGGGACCGGTGTCGCTTCCTGCGGCGCTGTCAGGAGGTGGAGCTTAGCATCGCCTACTGCCTGCAGCCGCGGCACCGCCGCCTGGCGTACCGCCGCCTCGTAGGCCACGACGCCTGA